The DNA segment GTCGCAGATCTTGGTGATGCCGGTGCCGATGATGCCGGGGAAGGTCGCGTACCCGCCGCCGAGGTTGATGCCCGCCACCCGGCCCTGCTTGTTCGCGTGCGTGCCGAGCGGGACGTGCATCTGCCGGCCGCTCACCCGGTTGAGCACCTGCGTGCAGTCGCCCGCGGCCCAGACGCCTTCGACGACGCCGTCCGGCCCGGTCACCCGCTGGCGCAGATCGGTGGCGAGCCCGCCGGTCACCCCGAGCGGGATGCCCGCATCGGATGCCAGCCCTGTGTTCGGCTTGACCCCGAGACCGAGGACGACGATGTCCGCGGGGATCGGCCCGGAGTCGGTGAGCACCGCGCGTACACGATCGCGCGGGGAGGAGGAAGGGGAGGAGGAAGGGGAGGAGGGAGCGGAACTCTCCAGGGCCGTGACCGTCACCCCGGTGCGCAAGGTGATGCCGAGCTTCTCGATGGACTTGCCCACGAGCGCGCCCATGTCCGGGTCGACGGTCGCCATCGGCTGTGGCGCGCGCTCGACGAGTGTCACGGTCAACCCACGCATCATCAGGGCCTCGGCCATCTCGACGCCGATGTAGCCCGCGCCGATCACCACCGCGGTCTTGGCGTCGACCGCCGAGATCCACGCGTCGACGGCCGCGCCGTCGCCGAGCGTCTGCACGCCGAAGACGCCGCCGATGTCGCCGGAAGCCCACGGTGGGCGCACCGGCACCGCGCCGGCCGCGTAGACCAGCTCGTCGAAGCCCTCGGTGAACTCTCGCGCGGCGGAGACGGACCGGAACGTCACCGTCCGGGCGGACAGGTCGATGCCGATCACCTCATGACCGGTGCGCACGTCGATCCCGTGCTCGCGGAAGGTCGCCGGATCCCGGGCGATCAGCGCCTCCGGGCCGTCGACGTGACCGCCGATCCAGTACGGGATCCCGCACGCCGAGTACGACGTGAAGTCGCCCCGCTCGAACGCCAGGATCTCCAGGTCGTCTGCCTTGCGCCGTTTGCGGGCTTGCGCGGCCGCCGACATCCCGGCCGCGTCACCACCGATGACGATCAGTCGCACCGGTCCATTCTGCCGCACCCGGCCGGCTCTGTTACCGGGGTATTTCCGGAAAGCGTTGCCTTCCATATCAGCCGAGATCTATGGTGACCCCACCGCTGAAGAACCCACCGCCCCTAACACACGCGGCATCGTCGAAGCGCTTCGACACCGGGTACGAAGCGCCGTTTCGCCGTGCCCTCCCCTCCGAGTGAAGAGAACCCAGCGATGGAGACCACCATGCGAAAACGCGGCCTCGCCCTGTTAGCCGCCGCCCTTCTGGCACTCCCTCTGGCACCCGGCCCCGCCCACGCCGCCGCCCCGGATCACCCCTTCCGCGACCCGAGCCTGCCCCTCGAAGCCCGCATCGACGACCTGCTCGGCCGGCTCACCCTGGACGAGAAGATCTCCCTGCTGCACCAGTACCAACCGGCGATCCCGCGCCTCGGCCTCGGCGTCGTCAAGTCCGGCACCGAGGCGCTGCACGGCGTCGCCTGGTCGAACGATCACGCCCAGAACGGCGCGAAGATCGACGCCACCGCCACGGTCTTCCCGCAGGCCGTCGGCCTCGCCAGCACCTGGGACCCGGAGCTGCTGCGCCGCGTCGGCACGGCTGTCGGCGAGGAGCTGCGCGGCTTCCACGCGCAGGACCCGGTCGTCTGGGGCCTCAACACCTGGGCGCCGGTGGTCAACCTGCTGCGCGACCCGCGCTGGGGCCGCAACGAGGAGGGTTACTCGGAGGATCCGCTGCTGAGCGGCGAGATCGCCACCGCCTACGGCGAGGGGCTGCAGGGCGACGACCCGGACCACCTCAGGACGGCGCCGACGCTGAAGCATTACGCGGCATACAACAACGAGACGAAACGGGACGTGACCTCGTCGAACGTGCCGCAGCGCGTCCTCAACGAGTACGACCGGGAGCCGTTCCGGATCGCGCTGGAGAACGACGCCGCCACCGGGGTGATGGCCTCCTACAACCTGATCAACGGGCGGCCCGCGACCGTCGATCCCGCCCTGAGAAAAGAAGTCCGTGACTGGTCGGACCGGCGGCTCTTCAACGTGAGCGACGCCTGGGCGCCGACGAACCTGACCGGCTCGCAGGCCTATTTCGCCACGCAGGCCGAGGCGAACGCCGCGGTCCTCACGGCGGGCCTGGACAGCTTCACGGTCAACGACACGAACGCGGTCCCGACCGTCACCGCCATCAAGGAGGCCCTCGATCAGGGACTCCTCACCGAGGCGGAGATCGACGAGTCGGCCGGCAACGCGCTGAGCATCCGGTTCCGGCTCGGAGAGTTCGACCCGGACGGCGGCCCGTACGCCGGGATCACCGCCGACGTGATCGACAGCCCGGAGCACCGTGCGCTGGCCCGGGAGACCGCGGGCGAGGCGGCGGTGCTGCTCAAGAACGACGACGGCCTGCTGCCGCTCAAGCCGGGCGGTGACGTCGCGGTGGTCGGTCCTCTCGCCGACAAGCTCTACAGCGATTGGTACGGCGGACAGCTGCCGTACCGGGTGACCGCCCTCGACGGCATCGAGGAGAGGGCCGGAGCGGTCACCACCAGCTTCGGCGCCGACCGGATCGCGCTCAAGGAGGTCACCACCGGCCGTTACCTGAACGCCACCGGCGGCCCGGCCGGCCTGGGCGAGCGGAGCACCGCCTCCGAGTTCGACAGCGTGGACTGGGGCGACGGCGTCTCCACCCTGCGCAGCGTCGCGAACGGGAAACTCCTCGGGTACGGCTGGGGGCCCTTCGTCACCGTGGAGAACGACCCGACCGGCTGGTTCGTCCAGCAGCAGTTCAAGGTCGAGGAGCAAGCCGATGGCACGGTCGTGCTGCACTACGCCGGTTACGAGACGCAGGAGTCCTGGTTCGGCGCCGACACCTACGTCACGGTCGGCCCGGACGGCAACCTCGCCCTCGGCGCCGCGACCGCCGACGGCGCCGCCCGTTTCTCCAAGGAACTGCTGGAGGACGGGGTCGCGCAGGCCGCCGCGACCGCGAAGAAGGCGAAGAACGCCGTCGTGGTCGTCGGCACCGACCCCTTCGTGGCGGGCCGCGAGGTCCACGACCGTACGTCGCTCGGCCTCGGCACCCGCCAGGAAGCCCTGATCAGGGCCGTCAGGAAGGCGAACCCGGCCACCGTCGTCGTGCTGCAGAGCAGTTATCCGCAGTCGATCACCTGGGCGCAGAAGCACGTGCCGGGCATCCTCTGGACCACGCACGCCGGCGCCGAGACCGGCCACGCGATCGCCGACGTGCTCTACGGCAGCGTGAACCCGTCGGGCAAGCTGACCCAGACGTGGCCGCGCTCGGAGCAGCAGCTGCCGGCCGACCTCAACGAGTACGACATCATCAAGACCGGCCAGACCTACCTGTACAGCGACGCGAAGCCGCTCTACTCGTTCGGCCACGGCCTGTCCTACACCTCGTTCCGTTACGGCAAGCCGGCCGTGAAGAACAGGACGGTCAGCGTGACGGTCACCAACACCGGGCGGCGGGCCGGTGACGAGGTCGTCCAGCTTTACACCCACCAGCGCACGTCGCGCGACGTGACGCCGGAGAAGCAGCTGCGCGATTTCCGGAAGGTGCACCTCGCCGCCGGGCAGTCGGCAACGGTCACCTTCACCCTGACCGCCGAGGATCTCCGGCACTGGGACGTGACCCGGCAGCGCTGGGTCGTCGAGAACGCGGTGCACGACATCCTCCTCGGGTCGTCGTCGAGCGACATCCGGCAGCGGGCCGTCCTCGCCGTCCGTGGCGAGACCATCGGAGCAAGAGACCTCACGGGAGAGACGCGGGCGGAGACCTTCGACGTGTACGAGGGCGTGCGACTTCTCGACGAGACGAAGGAGAGCGGCACGGTCGTCGGCGCCACGTCCGCCGGCGGCTGGATCGGCTTCCGGGACGCGGCGCTGCGCGGCGGCAAGAAGTTCGAGGTGCGTGCGTCCGGCGCCGGGTCCGTGCAGGTCAGGCTGGGTTCACCCGAAGGGCGATTGATCGGTACGGCGACCGTCGGCGACACCGGCGACCCCTATGTGTACGCGACGGCCACTACTTCCCTGACCGCGGTGACCGGCCGTCACGACGTCTACCTGGTCGCCGGCCCCGGCCTGCGGCTGGCCACCTTCAGCCTGCGCTGACCGTCCTGCCGCGTGTGGACTCCGCGACCCGGCGTCCACACGTGGCTCGTCCGGCCGGATGACGTGATCGACGAGGTCAGTAGGATTCGACGAGGGGAGCGGTCCTGGTGAGAGACCGGGCGACTTGGGGAGGCGCAGTGCCGACGATCAACGACGTCGCCCGGGCGGCGGGGGTCTCGCCCAGCACGGTGTCGTACGTTCTGAGTGGCCGCCGTCCGATCTCCGCCGAGACCCGGGCCCGGGTGCAGGCCGCGATCGCCGAGCTCGGCTTCCATCCGCACGCCGGGGCACGGGCCCTGGCCAGCAGCAAGACCAACGTGATCGCGCTGGTCGCGCCACTGAGGGTGGACGTCAACGTGCCGGTCATCATGCAGTTCGCGACGGCGGTGGTGACCGCGGCCCGCTCGCACAACCACGACGTCCTGCTGCTGACCAAGGACGAGGGCACGGCCGGCCTGGAGCGCGTCGCGCACAGCACCATGGTGGACGCCCTGATAGTGATGGACCTGGAGCGCGACGACGTCCGCATCCCGGCCCTGCGCCGGCTCAAGCAGCCGTCGGTGCTGATCGGCCTGCCCGCCGACCACACCGGGATCGCCTGCGTCGACCTCGACTTCGGCGCCGCGGCCAAGCTCGCCCTCGAGCACCTGCATGGGCACGGCCATCGGCGGATCGGCCTGGTCGGTCCGTCGCCGGCGGTCTACCGGCGGCAGACGACGTACGCGGACCGGTTCCTCAGCGGCTTCCTGGAGGCGTCGGCCGAGCTGGACCTGCGGACGGTCACCCACCCCTGCGAGCCGGGCGCCGCCGGCGTGCGGGACTGCATGGCCGACATCGACGCGCAGCTCGACGGCCTGACCGCTCTCGTGGTGCACAACGAGGAGGCCCTGCGCCCGCTGCTCGACCTGCTGCAGGCGAGCGGCCGGCGGGTCCCGGACGACATCTCCGTCGTCGCGATCTGCCCGCGGGACGTCGCGATGAGCATGCCTGTCGATCTCACCTCGATCGACATCCCGGCGCACGACGTCGGCACGCTCGCCGTGGAGACCGCGATGCGGCTGCTGGACCACCGCCAGGTGGAGTACACCCGCCTGCTGGCGCCCCGCCTGGTGGAGCGGAACAGCTGCCAGGAAATCTCCCCGTCACACCGTTGACATGAACGGCGCTCGTTCCCTAGCGTCTCCCGCAAGGCCATCGTCGAAGCGTTTCGACAGGAAGTCGTCGAAGCGCTTCGACGATGAGCCGCCGGCTTGAAATCAACCCCGAAACCCAGTCCCCCTGGGAGGACCCGTGTTCACATCACGAGCCGTCGCCGCGGTCCTACTGGCGACATCCCTTGTCCTCGGCGCTTGCGGTGGTGGCGGCGACGACGCCGAAGAGGGCGCCGACGCGAAGACCCTCACCCTCTGGCACTACGAGGGCCCGACCAGCGCCATGGGCATCGCCTGGAACAAGGCGATCGAGCTGTTCAAGGCGAGCCACCCCGGCGTCGAGGTGAAGTTCGAGGAGAAGGGCTTCGAGCAGATCCAGCAGAACGCCCAGATGATCCTCAACTCGGACAGCGCGCCCGACCTGATGGAGTACAACAAGGGCAACGCGACCGCCGGCCTGCTCTCCAAGCAGGGCCTGCTCACCGACCTCACCGAGCAGGCGACCTCGCGCGGGTGGGACTCCAAGCTGAGCCCGAGTCTGCAGACCACTGCCAAGTACGACGAAGACGGCATCATGGGCAGCGGCAACTTCTACGGCGTGCCCAACTACGGCGAGTACGTCATGGTCTATTACAACAAGGACCTGTTCGACAAGTACAAGATCGCCGTACCGACCACGCTCGACGACTTCACCAAGGCGATGGACACCTTCGTCCAGAACAAGGTGACGCCGCTGGCCGTGGGCGGCGCCGAGTACCCGGCTCAGCAGATCTTCTACGAGCTGGCGCTCGCCAAGTCCGACCGCGCGTTCGTCGACGACTACCAGCTCTACAAGAACAAGGTGGACTTCAAGGGCCCGCAGCTCAGCTACGGCGCGCAGACGTTCGCCGACTGGGTGGGCAAGGGCTACATCTCCAAGGACTCGGCCGGCATCAAGGCCGAGGACATGGGCGTCTCGTTCACGCAGGGCAAGTTCCCGATCCTGATCTCGGGCAGCTGGTGGTACGGCCGCTTCGGCGAGGAGATCAAGAACTTCGACTGGGGCACCTTCCTCTTCCCGGGCAACAACCTGCACCCGGGTTCGAGCGGCAACCTCTGGGTCGTGCCGGAGAAGAGCAAGGCCAAGGCTCTGGCGTACGACTTCATCGACATCACCATGTCTCCCGAGGTACAGGCGCTGCTCGGTAACTCCGGCGGTGTGCCGGTGGCCGCCGACGTCTCGCAGATCACCGACCCGAAGAACAAGGAACTGATCGAGAACTTCAACAAGATCTCGGGCAGCGACGGCCTGGCGTTCTACCCGGACTGGCCGGCGCCCGGTTACTACGACGTGCTCGTCGCCGGCGTACAGGGCCTGATCAACGGGTCGAAGACGCCCGACGCGTTCCTCGACGAGATCGCCAAGCCGTACAACGAGAACCTGGCCGACCTCGGCAAGTGAGTCACGAGCGGGCGGCGGGTGATCGCCGCCCGCCTCGCCGAGGAACGGAAGGAATCGGCCATGGCCTCCAAGACCAAGACAGCGAGCCGCGGGTACGCGCTCTACCTGATCCCGGGCGTGATCGCCTCGCTGGCGGTGATCGTCGTGCCGCTCGTCATGACCGTCTACGTCAGCTTCACCAAGTGGACCGGCGTGGGCAGCCCGCGCTGGGTCGGCTTCGACAACTACACCCGGCTGTTCCAGGACACGCTGTTCTGGCAGTCGTTCGGGCACATCGGGCTGCTCATCCTCGCCATGGCGGTGATCCCGACGCTGGTCGGGCTGTTCCTGGCGGCGGTGCTCTTCGACTACGTGGCGAAGAACTTCGGTGACCGGTGGGCCGGCGCGCTGCGCTCCGGCTACTACCTGCCGCAGGTGCTGCCGGTCGCGGTGACCGGCATCGTCTGGGGCTGGATCCTGCACCCGGACTACGGCGCGCTCAACCGGATCTTCGAGTCGATCGGCCTGGGCGGGCTGACCCGGAACTGGCTGGGCGACCCGGACTACGCGCTGTACAGCGTGATGGCGGTGATGATCTGGTTCCAGCTCGGCTACCCGATCGTCATGTTCATGTCCGGCCTGTCCCGGGTCGATCCGGAGCTCTACGAGGCGGCCGACCTGGACGGCGCGAGCTGGTGGCAGCGGTTCCGCAAGATCACGGTCTACATGATCCGCCCGGAGTTCTACGTCGTCATGATCACGACGACGATCGCGGCGCTCAAGATCTTCGGTCAGGTGTTCGTCCTGACCCGTGGCGGACCGAGCAACTCCACTCTGGTGCCGTCGTACTTCGCCTACAAGAACTTCTTCGAGAAAGCCCAGGTGGGGTACGGGTCGGCGATCTCCACGGTGCTGACCGTGCTGATCATCGTGCTCGCGTTCGTCTTCCTGCGGCTCCAGCACAGGGCGGAGGAGTCGAAGTGACCGCCGTTGCCACGCCGGCTGACACCCGTACCGAGGAAATGCCGTCGCCGAAGGCTGCCAGACACCGCAACCCTGTCAAGTTCGGGGTGCTCGCCGCCCTCGTGGTCCTGCTCCTGCTGATGGTCGGGCCGCTGCTGGTGGTCGCGATCAACGCGGTGAAGAGCCCGGCGGACTATGCCGGGAGCGGGCCGCTGTCGATCCCGACGCACCTCTACTGGGACGGCATCGTCGACTTCTGGAACCGTGTCAATTTCGGTCAGAAGCTCTGGAACAGCTTCATCACGAGCCTGACCGTGGCGGTCCTCGGTGTGCTGCTGAGCATCCTGAACGCCTACGCGCTCGGCATCGGCCGGGTGAAGGGGCGCGTCTGGTTCCTGGTGTTCTTCCTGGTCGCGAACCTGCTGCCGCAGGAGGTGCTGGTCTACCCGCTGTACTACATCGGGAAGGAGATCGGCCTCTACGACAACCTCATCTCGATCATCATCATCTTCACGGTGATCCAGAGCGCGTTCGGGACCTATCTGCTCACCTCGGTCTACTCGGAGTTCCCGCGCGAACTGCTGGAAGCCGCCTCGATCGACGGCGCCGGCAAGTGGCGGACGCTGTGGCGGGTCGTCGTGCCGGTCAGCCGGCCCACCCTCGCGGTGCTCTTCACGTTCTTCTTCATCTGGACGTGGAACGAGTTCTTCCTGCCGCTGATCTTCCTGATCTCGAACGACAACCAGACCGTCCCGGTGGCGCTCGGCGTGCTCCAGGGCGACCGCATGATGGACGCCACGACGACCAGCGCCTCCGCACTGATCGGCATCCTCCCCGCGATGCTCTTCTTCCTCCTCTTCCAGCGGACTCTCACGCGCGGCATCGCCGCCGGTGCCATCAAGTAAAGGATCTTCATGAAGTTCACCGACGGCTATTGGCGCAAGCGGGACGGGCTGACCGTGCTGCACCCCGCGCACATGCTGGACAGCTCGGTCACGCCGGACTCGCTCACCGTCTATGCCGCGGTGAAGCCGGTCCGGGGCCGGGGTGACACGCTGAACGCCCCGCTCATCACCGTGACCGCCACCGCGCCCGCGCCGGACGTCATCCGGATCACGATCGACCACTTCCAGGGCTCGAAACCGAAACATCCGAATTTTCTACTCTCCGAGTCTCCGGTAGATCTGGGAGTGGACGGCGTCTCACTGACGTCCGGCGCTCTGACCGCCCGGTTCTCCGACGGCGAGAACTGGGGACTCGACTTCCTCGTCGACGGGAAGCGGATCACCGGCAGTGGCTGGAAGGGCATGGGGGTGGTCGACACTCTCGACGGCCAGCACTTCGTGCACGAGCAGCTGGATCTCGGAGTGGGTGAGACCGTCTACGGCCTCGGCGAGCGCTTCGGCCCGCTGGTCAAGAACGGTCAGACCATCGACGTCTGGAACGAGGACGGCGGGACCAGCAGCGAGCAGGCGTACAAGAACGTCCCGTTCTACTTCACCACCGGCGGGTACGGCGTCCTCGTCGACAACCCCGGCAAGGTCTCCTTCGAGGTGGCCTCCGAGATGGTGTCCCGCACCCAGTTCAGCGTCGCCGGGCAGAGCCTGTCCTACCTGGTCATCCACGGTCCGACGCCGGCCGACGTGATCCGCAAGTACACCGCGCTGACCGGCCGTCCCGCACTGCCGCCGGCCTGGTCGTTCGGCCTCTGGCTGACCACGTCGTTCACCACGTCCTACGACGAGGACACGGTGAACAAGTTCATCGACGGGATGGCCGAGCGCGACCTGCCGCTCAGCGTCTTCCACTTCGACACGTTCTGGATGCGCGAGTTCTCCTGGTG comes from the Actinoplanes sp. OR16 genome and includes:
- a CDS encoding FAD-dependent oxidoreductase, which gives rise to MRLIVIGGDAAGMSAAAQARKRRKADDLEILAFERGDFTSYSACGIPYWIGGHVDGPEALIARDPATFREHGIDVRTGHEVIGIDLSARTVTFRSVSAAREFTEGFDELVYAAGAVPVRPPWASGDIGGVFGVQTLGDGAAVDAWISAVDAKTAVVIGAGYIGVEMAEALMMRGLTVTLVERAPQPMATVDPDMGALVGKSIEKLGITLRTGVTVTALESSAPSSPSSSPSSSPRDRVRAVLTDSGPIPADIVVLGLGVKPNTGLASDAGIPLGVTGGLATDLRQRVTGPDGVVEGVWAAGDCTQVLNRVSGRQMHVPLGTHANKQGRVAGINLGGGYATFPGIIGTGITKICDLEVARTGLSSKEAEAAGYRFVTAQVESTNRAGYMPGAVPMTVKLIAEKDTGLLLGAQIVGRTEAAKRIDAFAVAIWNRMTVTEMTALDLGYAPPFAPVWDPVLIAARKADELI
- a CDS encoding glycoside hydrolase family 3 protein, encoding MRKRGLALLAAALLALPLAPGPAHAAAPDHPFRDPSLPLEARIDDLLGRLTLDEKISLLHQYQPAIPRLGLGVVKSGTEALHGVAWSNDHAQNGAKIDATATVFPQAVGLASTWDPELLRRVGTAVGEELRGFHAQDPVVWGLNTWAPVVNLLRDPRWGRNEEGYSEDPLLSGEIATAYGEGLQGDDPDHLRTAPTLKHYAAYNNETKRDVTSSNVPQRVLNEYDREPFRIALENDAATGVMASYNLINGRPATVDPALRKEVRDWSDRRLFNVSDAWAPTNLTGSQAYFATQAEANAAVLTAGLDSFTVNDTNAVPTVTAIKEALDQGLLTEAEIDESAGNALSIRFRLGEFDPDGGPYAGITADVIDSPEHRALARETAGEAAVLLKNDDGLLPLKPGGDVAVVGPLADKLYSDWYGGQLPYRVTALDGIEERAGAVTTSFGADRIALKEVTTGRYLNATGGPAGLGERSTASEFDSVDWGDGVSTLRSVANGKLLGYGWGPFVTVENDPTGWFVQQQFKVEEQADGTVVLHYAGYETQESWFGADTYVTVGPDGNLALGAATADGAARFSKELLEDGVAQAAATAKKAKNAVVVVGTDPFVAGREVHDRTSLGLGTRQEALIRAVRKANPATVVVLQSSYPQSITWAQKHVPGILWTTHAGAETGHAIADVLYGSVNPSGKLTQTWPRSEQQLPADLNEYDIIKTGQTYLYSDAKPLYSFGHGLSYTSFRYGKPAVKNRTVSVTVTNTGRRAGDEVVQLYTHQRTSRDVTPEKQLRDFRKVHLAAGQSATVTFTLTAEDLRHWDVTRQRWVVENAVHDILLGSSSSDIRQRAVLAVRGETIGARDLTGETRAETFDVYEGVRLLDETKESGTVVGATSAGGWIGFRDAALRGGKKFEVRASGAGSVQVRLGSPEGRLIGTATVGDTGDPYVYATATTSLTAVTGRHDVYLVAGPGLRLATFSLR
- a CDS encoding LacI family DNA-binding transcriptional regulator, which encodes MPTINDVARAAGVSPSTVSYVLSGRRPISAETRARVQAAIAELGFHPHAGARALASSKTNVIALVAPLRVDVNVPVIMQFATAVVTAARSHNHDVLLLTKDEGTAGLERVAHSTMVDALIVMDLERDDVRIPALRRLKQPSVLIGLPADHTGIACVDLDFGAAAKLALEHLHGHGHRRIGLVGPSPAVYRRQTTYADRFLSGFLEASAELDLRTVTHPCEPGAAGVRDCMADIDAQLDGLTALVVHNEEALRPLLDLLQASGRRVPDDISVVAICPRDVAMSMPVDLTSIDIPAHDVGTLAVETAMRLLDHRQVEYTRLLAPRLVERNSCQEISPSHR
- a CDS encoding ABC transporter substrate-binding protein encodes the protein MFTSRAVAAVLLATSLVLGACGGGGDDAEEGADAKTLTLWHYEGPTSAMGIAWNKAIELFKASHPGVEVKFEEKGFEQIQQNAQMILNSDSAPDLMEYNKGNATAGLLSKQGLLTDLTEQATSRGWDSKLSPSLQTTAKYDEDGIMGSGNFYGVPNYGEYVMVYYNKDLFDKYKIAVPTTLDDFTKAMDTFVQNKVTPLAVGGAEYPAQQIFYELALAKSDRAFVDDYQLYKNKVDFKGPQLSYGAQTFADWVGKGYISKDSAGIKAEDMGVSFTQGKFPILISGSWWYGRFGEEIKNFDWGTFLFPGNNLHPGSSGNLWVVPEKSKAKALAYDFIDITMSPEVQALLGNSGGVPVAADVSQITDPKNKELIENFNKISGSDGLAFYPDWPAPGYYDVLVAGVQGLINGSKTPDAFLDEIAKPYNENLADLGK
- a CDS encoding carbohydrate ABC transporter permease; translation: MASKTKTASRGYALYLIPGVIASLAVIVVPLVMTVYVSFTKWTGVGSPRWVGFDNYTRLFQDTLFWQSFGHIGLLILAMAVIPTLVGLFLAAVLFDYVAKNFGDRWAGALRSGYYLPQVLPVAVTGIVWGWILHPDYGALNRIFESIGLGGLTRNWLGDPDYALYSVMAVMIWFQLGYPIVMFMSGLSRVDPELYEAADLDGASWWQRFRKITVYMIRPEFYVVMITTTIAALKIFGQVFVLTRGGPSNSTLVPSYFAYKNFFEKAQVGYGSAISTVLTVLIIVLAFVFLRLQHRAEESK
- a CDS encoding carbohydrate ABC transporter permease → MPSPKAARHRNPVKFGVLAALVVLLLLMVGPLLVVAINAVKSPADYAGSGPLSIPTHLYWDGIVDFWNRVNFGQKLWNSFITSLTVAVLGVLLSILNAYALGIGRVKGRVWFLVFFLVANLLPQEVLVYPLYYIGKEIGLYDNLISIIIIFTVIQSAFGTYLLTSVYSEFPRELLEAASIDGAGKWRTLWRVVVPVSRPTLAVLFTFFFIWTWNEFFLPLIFLISNDNQTVPVALGVLQGDRMMDATTTSASALIGILPAMLFFLLFQRTLTRGIAAGAIK